The DNA window CCGACCGACGCGGCAGTACGCGAGTTGGCCGAGGAAACCGGCCTGACCGTGAATCCCACGGACCCGTGGGTGACGACGCTGCCGGCCCGGTACGTGCCCGACCCCCGCGCCTCCGATGAGGCGTGGATGGTCACCGTCGCGACCCGCTTCGACCTCGGCACGTTCCCCGACTGGTCGCAGATGCCGAAGGTGACGGGCGCGGACGACGCCCGGCGGGCCGCCTGGGTCTTCGCCGACACCTACTTCGAGTTGCGCCGCGAGCTGGCCTGCACCTACGCCGGCACCGTCTTCCGCGCCCACCGGGCGCTGCTGGCCGACGTGTTGGCGGCCCGGTGAGCGAGCACCCGCCCAAGCGCACCCGCCGGCCCTGGTCGACCAGCCCCGACGTGTTCCACAGCAACGGCCGTGACGGCTTCACCGGCGACGCCAAGGGCGGCCGGACGCGCGGCGTCAGCGAACACCGCCCCTATCCCACCCCCCGCCCCGCCAACCGGAAGGACACCCACTGATGGGCCTGTTCAGCAAGAAACCGAAGTCCGAGCCGACCAGCTACAAGCCGATACCCAGCAACGCCCGCACGGTCACGCAGTGGCAGCAGTGGGAAGCCGCCAGAGGGTGCGTCGCCTGCGAAAAGAAGGGCTGCCACCGGATGAACCACTCCTACTCGATGTGCACCAGGTGCGGAAGCGCCTACTGCAACGGCGACGCCTGCCCCGGCCGCCGCCGCTGACACCAGAGAGGACCCGAGATGACCGTCCCCACCGCCCCGGAGCCGGACGAGACGCAGCGGGGGATCGCCGAGCTTGAGCGCTACCTGTCCGAGGTGGCACCGGCCAAGCCGGAACGCGACGGCGAGCCCAGTAGCCCCGGCGGGGAAACTCGCCGCGTCCGCCAGTTGCGCGCCGAGGTCAGCGAGGCGCACCTCCTGGCCGAGCTGCAAGACGACGACACCCCGTTGATGCTCGACACCCGCCGCGTCCGCCGTCGCCGCCGGGCCGCGTACGAGGCGGCGCGGCTGCACGAGCTGGCGCAGAGCCCCGTTATGCGGGCGTGGCAGGCGGCGCGGTTCCGCCGGCTGCTCGTGACGGCCGCGATGGTGTCGCTGGCGTTGGCGCTGGCGTGGTCGACCGCCGGTGTTCAGGCGTTCGCCGCCGACAGCGCCGCCCCGTGGTCGCCCGCGTGGCTGTTCGCGTGGTTCGTCGAGCCGTTCATGTCGCTGGCGCTGCTGGTCGTGGTCGGTGCCCGCGCCTACATGGGCACCCGTGGGCAGCCCATCAAGTCGCAAACCCTCACCCGCATCGAGCGGCTGTTCCTCGCGTTGACGCTCGGCATGAACGCGTGGCCGTACCTGCCGTGGGTGGCCGATGAGTTCGTGTTCTCCCGGCTGGTGCTGCACCTGCTCGGCCCGATCGTCGCGGTCGCTGTCGTGACCGCCCTGCCGATCATCCTGGCCGCGTTCGCTGGCCTCGATCACGGCGGGCCGACTTCCCTTACTGGCCTTACGTACAGGCAAAACACGCCCACTGGTCGGGCCGATGTGGCCGCCCTGGTGGCTCAGGCGCGGCAGTTGATCGACGCCGGCACCCTGCCCGGCGAGCCGTCCGCGAACGCCCTACAGCGGGCGCTGCACTGCGGCATGGACGCCGCGCGGCAGGTACGCGACGAGTTGCGCAACCGCTAACCCCGCCCGGCGGCGCGGCCACCTGGCTACCAACCTGCGCCGCGCCGCCGGCCCTCAACCCCTCAGCCAACAGACCTCGGGAGAGACCACCTATGTTCGCAGATCCGACGGGCGTCCACGCTGCCGCGTTCGCCGCCGTGTTCGCCGCCCTCTACGTCGCCCATCAGGTAGCCGATCACTGGGTGCAAACCCAGCATCAGGCCGACTGCAAGGGCCTGCCCGGCTGGCCGGGCCGCATCGCCTGCGCCGCCCACGTCGCCACCTACACCCTCACCGCCCTGGTCGCCCTGGCCGCCCTGATCCTGGCAACCGGGCTGCGGCTGGACCCGTGGGGCGTCACGGTCGGGCTGACCGTCTCAGCGGTGTCGCACTACATCGCCGACCGCCGCACCCCGCTACGGCGCATCGCTGACGCCCTCGGCGCGGGCCGCTTCTACACCCTCGGCACGCCCCGCCCCGGCCACGACGACAACCCCTCACTCGGCACCGGGGCCTACGCACTCGACCAGTCATGGCACATCGCGTTCCTGTTCGCCGCCGCCCTGTTCTGCGCCGCCTGACCGCCACGACACAAGGAGAAATCACCCGTGAGCACCCTCATCTGCCACGACTGCGGCAACTACAGCGTCTGGCGCAACGCCCGCCAGGACCGCAACGGCAACCAGAGCGCCACCTGCGGCGACTGCGGCGCGACCGTCACCAGCAGCGGCGGCACCTCCATGGGCACCGTCACCGGCGGCATGCGCCAGACCCGCTAACCCCCTGCCCGGCGGCGCGGCCCACGGCCTGGACAACCCGGCCGCGCCGCCGGCCCCCTACCCGACCCGCATCGGATCAGTTGGAGGAACACCCATCATGACTTCCCCCCGAGACGACGACCGTTTCGACTGGCAGGCCGCCGAGGCAGACCTCACCATCGGCCCCGACGCCGAGGTGGTCGACCTGGCCGCCGCCCGCCGCCGCAAGCCCGACGCGCGGTCGTTCGCCGTCGACCTGGACGATGAGGCGGACGACCTGGACGACGACGTGCCGCCGCCGGTGGACCCGCCCGCGGTTTCCGAGCCGTCCGGCATGGCGGCGGTGCTGGCAGGCCGGTCGGCGATGCGGCGGCCGATCGTGCCGCCGTGGCTGCGCTCGCGTTCCGAACTGGTCACCGCCGGCCGGTGGGCGCTGTCGCACGTCGCCCACGTCAGCCTGTACCACCTGACCCGCATCCCGAAGTACGCCGCCCGCCTGACGTGGCGTGCCCCGTTCGGCATCGCCCGCCTGATCGGGGCGACCGTGCGGTGGGCGACCGACGCGGAGGGCATCCCCGTCCGGCTCGCCGCCGTCCGCCGCGAGGATGCCGAGCTGTACCTGAAACTCTCCCGGCAGCGGGACGCGCGGGTCCGGTGGCGAGGCATGGTCGTGGCGGCGGTGCTGCTGCTCGGCCTGCCCACGGTCGCGGTGCTGGCGGTGTTGGCCGGGTCGTGGCAGCGGTGGCTGATGCTCGCCGCCGCCGTCGCCGTGTTCGGCCTGGCCGGGTCACCGAAGGACAAGCCGCTACTCGACGTGGCGGCGGTGACGCCCAGGGCGCGGCGGCTGTCCGCCGACGTGGTGACGCGGGCGTTCCTGGCCGCTGGGCTGTGCAAGCCCGATGACCCGATCACGTTCCCGATGCCGATCATGCGTGACGGTCCGGGGTGGCGGGCCGTGGTCGACCTGCCGTTCGGGGTCACCGCCGACAAGGCCGTGAAGCGGCGCACCGACCTGGCCGCCGGCCTGGACCTGGATGAGGTGCAGGTGTGGCCGGAGCGGGTACGCGGCACCGCCGGGTCGGCCCGCCGGCTGTCGCTGTGGGTCGCTGATGAAGACCCCTACGCCAAGTCGTCCGGGCTGTGGCCGCTGATCGACAAGGGCACCGTCGACATTTTCGCTCCGTTCCCGTTCGGTGAGGATCAGCGTGGCCGGGCCGTGCCGCTGCTGCTGATGTTCACGTCGCTGCTGGTCGGCGCGATTCCGCGCATGGGTAAGACGTTCGCCGCCCGCCTGCCGGTGCTGGCCGCCGCCCTGGACGCCAGCGTGGAGCTGCACATCTACGACGGTAAGGGTGGGCAGGACTGGCGGGCGTTCGAGCGCATCGCCCACCGTGCCGGGTTCGGTGTCCGCGATGACGTGGTCGCCGCCCTGGTCGATGACCTGCGGACGCTGGTGGCGGACATGAACCGTCGTTACGACACCATCGCGACCCTGCCCCCGGACCTGTGCCCAGAGTCAAAGGTGACCCGGCAGATTGCCGACAAGCGGTCGTTGAAGCTGTGGCCGGTGCTCGTGGCGATCGATGAGTTCCAGCGGTACTCGGGGCACCCGGAACACGGCAAGGAGATCGTGGAGTTGCTGACCGAGCTGTGCAAGGTCGGCCCGTCCGTCGGCATCATCATCCTGCTGGCCACGCAGAAGCCGGACGGCAAGGCCGTGCCGACCGACCTGCGCGACAACATCGGTACCCGCTTCGCGCTGAAGACCATGACGTGGCAGTCATCCGAGGCGGTGTTGGGTGCCGGGTCGTACCCGGCCGGCTACGACTCGTCCCGCTTCCAGCGCGCTCACAAGGGCGTGGGCATCCTGCTCGGCGCGGACGACTCCGGCGCGGTGGAAGAGGCCGTGACCGTGCGGACGAAGTTCGCCAAGACCGAGCACGTCGAGAAGGTCATTGCCCGCGCTTACGCGCTGCGGGAAGCGGCCGGCACGCTGACCGGGTACGCGGTCGGGCAGGCCCCCGAGACGGTCGGCGGCCCGGCGGACACGCTGTTGGACGACATCCTGACCGTCGTGCCGGCCGCCGAGCCGAAGGTGTGGTCCGAAACCGTCGTCGCCCGGCTGGCCGAGCTGCGGCCCGAGGTCTACGGCGGGTGGGAGCCGGCGCAACTCGCGGCGGCGCTCAAGCCGTACCGGGTGCCGGTCGGCCGGCAGGTGTGGGGCACCGACCCGGCCACCGGCAAGGGAGCCAACCGCAAGGGCATCCACCGCGACGACATCACCACCGCCGTAACCGAGCGTGACCGGAAGCGGAAAGCCGGATAGCCCATCACGGGCCGCTAGGTCTAGCGCCTAGACCCGCTAGACCTAGCGGCACCGCTAGCCCCCCACATCAACCCCCATCAGGACGCTAGCGACCTAGCGCCCTACCTGCTCTGCACCCTGAAACCGCCCGTGGAGGCACTTGTGGACTCCCGCACCATGATCGCTAGCCTGCCCTGCCTCGCCCTAGTCATTGTCACGCTCGGTTACCTCGGGCTGTGCGTGGTTTCGCCGTTCGGGCGCTGCCGCGCCTGCCACGCCACCGGCCGTACGCGCTCCCGGCTCGGCCGCATCCGCCGTGACTGCCGGCACTGCGCGGGCACCGGACTGCGGTTGCGCGTCGGCCGGCACGTCATCAACCACCTGCACGACGAGTACGAAGCGGCCAAGCGATGAACCGCCGCACCGGCTGCGCCGGTCACACCGACTGGTGCGCCCGTGGCCACCGCTGCAACCTCGGCGAACACCGCAGCGAGGAAATCGTGGTCGACCTGCCCGGCCGAGCCCGCGCCGTGCTGGTCCGGGTCCGCACCACCGCCGGGCGGGAGCACGCCGAGGTGCGCGTACGCGTCGCCCTGGCCCCCGGTCAGATCGCGGCCCGCCGGCAACTGGTCGGACTGCTCGGCGACCTGCGGCACACCGTCACCCGGGCCGCCATCGCCGCCCGGCCCCGACCGAGGCGGGGCGGGCGGTGACCGGCGGGCGGTGCGGCCACTGGATTGGCACCGCCGGCCGCTACTGCCACAGCCCGGACAACCTGCGTCCCTACCTGCAAGGGCTGCGCTGCCCGGCTCACACGCCCTCGGCGGTGGCCGGGCGGCCCGAACCCCCGTCGACACCGATTCACGCCCCGACCTCACCGGAAGGGAGACACGACGTGTCTACCGATGACCTGCTCGCCGCCGCGCTCGCCCAGGCCGCACGCGGCTGGCACGTTTTTCCGCTGCGCCCCGACGACAAGCGCCCCGCGTTCCCCGACCACAGCGCGGACGACTGCACCGGCCGTGACCCGCGCTGCCGCGCCGCTGGCCGGCACCTCGGGTGGGAACCCCGCGCTACCTGCGACCTGGACCGCATCCGGCGGGCGTGGTCGGCCCGCCCTTACGGCATCGGGCTCGCGTGCGGCCCGTCCCGGCTCGTGGTGGTCGACCTGGACACCCCGAAGGACCCGGCCGAGGTGGGCGGGTGTGACGGCCTGGCCGTGCTCGCTGACCTGGCCGCCGCCAACCGGGGCGGCATCGACGCTACCTACACCGTGACCACCGGGCGGGGCGGCACCCACCTCTACTACCGGCACCCCGACGCCGGGCCGGCACTGCGCAACACCGCCGGCGCCCTCGGCCCGATGGTCGACACCCGCGCCCACGGCGGCTACGTCGTCGCTGCCGGCAGCACCGTCGCCGGTCGTCCGTATGTGGTCGACCTGGACACCGACCCGGCCCCGCTGCCCGACTGGCTCGCCGCCCTGCTGGCACCCGCGCCGCTGCCGCCGCAACGGCCGGTCATGGTCGCCCTGCCCGGCGGGCGGGAACGCGCCTACGTCCGGGCCGCCGTCGAGCGGGAGTGCGCGCGGGTGACCGACGCCCCGGACCACCACAACGACAACCTCTATCGGGCGTCGGTGGCCCTCGGTCAGCTTGTCGCGGGTGGTGCGCTGTCCGCCGATGAGGCGTCTACTGCGCTGGAACACGCGGGGATTTCCGCCGGGCTGCGGCACCGGGCGGTGCTGCGGACCATCGCATCCGGGTTCAAGGCCGGCGCCGCTCGTCCCCGGCAGGTGGCCGCGTGACCCGGCCCGGCGACAACCGCAGTTGTCACCGCGCGCCCCAGCTCCACGCGGCAACCGGTCACGTCGCCGACCACGCCGCCACGCTGGCCGCCGCCCGCACACCCTCGGAAGCCCTCGCCGCCCTGGCCGCACTCGACGCGGCGTGCCGGGAAGCGCGGGAGTGGCTTGCGGTCGATCTGGTGCTCATCGACGGGTGGTCGTACGCCGACGTAGGCCGGGCGCTGGGCACCACCCGGCAGGCAGCTTGCAAGGCATACGCCGACGCGGTGAACACGCGGATGCGCCGCAGCGTGGTGGGCCGGGACGACGCCGTGGTGGTCGTGCCGTGCGGTAGCGCGAAGCTCGACCGTCCCGCACCCGCCGGCCTGATGTACACCGGCAGCTACCACCGGGCGTGCCGCCGCGCCGCCGACCGGCTCGGCGGGCGGCTGGTCATCCTGTCCGCCCGCTACGGGCTACTCGACCCCGACACCGTGATTGAGCCCTACGACCTGCGCATGGGCCAACCCGGCACGGTCGGCGTGCCGACGCTGCGCGCACAGGCTCGCCGGCTGGGCATCGACGTGGCCGGCAGCGTGACCGTGCTGGCCGGCCGCGAGTACGCCGACGCGGTGTCGGCAGTGTGGCCGCACGCTGTCCGGCCGCTGGATGGCACGCGCGGGATGCCCGAGCAGATGGCGGTGCTGGCCGAGCTGGCACGCACGCCGACAACCCCGGTTGTCACCAGCCCCCGTTTCCCCGCTTCGTTCATGGAAGGACGTGCTGCCGCATGACGCCCGCCCGTCTGCACCTGGTCACCGACCACCCGCAAGCCACCGGCGAGGAAACCGCGGGCGGCCCGCTGTGGGATGTTCCAGTGCCCTTGACCGGCCCCACCGCCGCGCCGCCGCCGTTCCCGGTCGACGTGTTCCCCCGTTGGCTGGCCGACATGGTGACCGGCGTCGCCCGGTTCACCGCCACCGACCCGGCCATGGCCGGAACCCTCGCCGTCGCCGTGCTGTCCGCGTGCGCGGGTGGCCGGTTGGAGGTGGAGCCGGTGGCCGGGTGGCGGGAGCCGGTGAACGTGTTCGCCGCCGTCATCGCCGGCCCTGGCGAGCGCAAGTCACCCGTTCACCGGACCATGACGGCACCGCTGTTCGCGGCGCAGTCGACACTCGCCGAGGCGATGCGACCGAGGATCGCCGAGGCCGCCGCGCTACGCGACATCGCCGACCGGCAAGCCGAACAGGCCAAAGCCCAAGCAGCGAAGGCCACCGACCCCGGCAAGCGCGACGACGCCGCCGCCGAAGCCGTGGCCGCCGCCATCGCCGCCGAAGCCATCACCGTGCCGACCCTGCCCCGGCTGATCGTGGACGACGCCACCCCCGAAGCCCTTATCGGCCTGATGGCCGCCAACGGCGGACGCATGGCGATCATCAGCGATGAGGGCGGCATCTTCGACACCCTCGCCGGCCGCTACTCCGGCACCCCGAACCTCGACCCCTACCTGAAAGGCCACGCGGGACAGCCGATGAGCAACGAGCGGCAGACCCGCGAAGGTGCCTCGGTCGACAAGCCCGCGCTGACCGTGTGCGTGATGGCGCAACCGGTCGTGCTGCGCAAGTTCGGCGGAAACGCCGACCTCGCCGGTCGTGGCCTGCCGGCCCGGTTCCTGTTCGCGCTTCCGCGCTCGCTGGCCGGATACCGGCCCGTGGACACACCACCGGTCCCGGAGCAGGTGGCCGCCGGCTACCGGCACCACGTACACGGCCTGGCCGCCACCCTCGCCGAGTGGGAAGACCCGGCCGTGGTCACCCTCACCGAAGAGGCCGGAAAGGTGCGCCGCGCCGCCGCCGAGCAGGTCGAGGCGGAACTACGGCCCGGCGGGAGCCTCTACGACGTGCGCGAATGGGGCAACAAGCTCTCCGGTGCCACCCTCCGGTTGGCCGGGTTGCTGCACGTCGCCCACCACCCAACCGACGCATGGCGACGGCCCATCGACGCCGACCGAATGGCCGACGCCGTGCGGCTCGCGGAGTTCTTCGCCGCCCACTACCGGGCCGCCATCGCCACCATCGGCACCGACACCGCAGCGGAAAACGCCCGATACGTGCTCGGCGTACTCACCGCCAAGGGCATGACCACCTTCACCCGCCGCGAACTACACCGCCGGGTGTCCCGCCGCCTGCCCAAGTCCGACGAGGTGTCGGCGGTGCTCGCCGAACTGGCCGCCCTCGGGTGGGTCCGACAGGGGCCGGACGGCCGGTACGAGCTGCACCCCCGCGCCGTCGCCGAGGACCCCGGAAGCGTTGACACGCTGACACCCGCCCCCGACGGCGACATATCCGCAGGTCAGCATGGTCGGGAAGGTGTCAACGGGGCGCGTTGACAGCCGTCGACAGGCGTTGACACCCCCACCGCCGGCCCGCCCGGTGTCAACGGGTGTCAACGCCTGTCAACGGGGGGCGTTGACACCCCGGCACCCACTCTCACCTGCGGAAACGCTCGTGTGTCGGCCGATTGTCAACGTGTCAACGCTTCCCGGCCTCTCCCGGCCGCGCCCGACCCGCCGCCCCCACCGCCGGCACCTCGGAACGACCCGCTGAG is part of the Micromonospora olivasterospora genome and encodes:
- a CDS encoding DUF3307 domain-containing protein gives rise to the protein MFADPTGVHAAAFAAVFAALYVAHQVADHWVQTQHQADCKGLPGWPGRIACAAHVATYTLTALVALAALILATGLRLDPWGVTVGLTVSAVSHYIADRRTPLRRIADALGAGRFYTLGTPRPGHDDNPSLGTGAYALDQSWHIAFLFAAALFCAA
- a CDS encoding conjugal transfer protein TraI produces the protein MTVPTAPEPDETQRGIAELERYLSEVAPAKPERDGEPSSPGGETRRVRQLRAEVSEAHLLAELQDDDTPLMLDTRRVRRRRRAAYEAARLHELAQSPVMRAWQAARFRRLLVTAAMVSLALALAWSTAGVQAFAADSAAPWSPAWLFAWFVEPFMSLALLVVVGARAYMGTRGQPIKSQTLTRIERLFLALTLGMNAWPYLPWVADEFVFSRLVLHLLGPIVAVAVVTALPIILAAFAGLDHGGPTSLTGLTYRQNTPTGRADVAALVAQARQLIDAGTLPGEPSANALQRALHCGMDAARQVRDELRNR
- a CDS encoding YfjI family protein, which translates into the protein MTPARLHLVTDHPQATGEETAGGPLWDVPVPLTGPTAAPPPFPVDVFPRWLADMVTGVARFTATDPAMAGTLAVAVLSACAGGRLEVEPVAGWREPVNVFAAVIAGPGERKSPVHRTMTAPLFAAQSTLAEAMRPRIAEAAALRDIADRQAEQAKAQAAKATDPGKRDDAAAEAVAAAIAAEAITVPTLPRLIVDDATPEALIGLMAANGGRMAIISDEGGIFDTLAGRYSGTPNLDPYLKGHAGQPMSNERQTREGASVDKPALTVCVMAQPVVLRKFGGNADLAGRGLPARFLFALPRSLAGYRPVDTPPVPEQVAAGYRHHVHGLAATLAEWEDPAVVTLTEEAGKVRRAAAEQVEAELRPGGSLYDVREWGNKLSGATLRLAGLLHVAHHPTDAWRRPIDADRMADAVRLAEFFAAHYRAAIATIGTDTAAENARYVLGVLTAKGMTTFTRRELHRRVSRRLPKSDEVSAVLAELAALGWVRQGPDGRYELHPRAVAEDPGSVDTLTPAPDGDISAGQHGREGVNGAR
- a CDS encoding cell division protein FtsK, with translation MTSPRDDDRFDWQAAEADLTIGPDAEVVDLAAARRRKPDARSFAVDLDDEADDLDDDVPPPVDPPAVSEPSGMAAVLAGRSAMRRPIVPPWLRSRSELVTAGRWALSHVAHVSLYHLTRIPKYAARLTWRAPFGIARLIGATVRWATDAEGIPVRLAAVRREDAELYLKLSRQRDARVRWRGMVVAAVLLLGLPTVAVLAVLAGSWQRWLMLAAAVAVFGLAGSPKDKPLLDVAAVTPRARRLSADVVTRAFLAAGLCKPDDPITFPMPIMRDGPGWRAVVDLPFGVTADKAVKRRTDLAAGLDLDEVQVWPERVRGTAGSARRLSLWVADEDPYAKSSGLWPLIDKGTVDIFAPFPFGEDQRGRAVPLLLMFTSLLVGAIPRMGKTFAARLPVLAAALDASVELHIYDGKGGQDWRAFERIAHRAGFGVRDDVVAALVDDLRTLVADMNRRYDTIATLPPDLCPESKVTRQIADKRSLKLWPVLVAIDEFQRYSGHPEHGKEIVELLTELCKVGPSVGIIILLATQKPDGKAVPTDLRDNIGTRFALKTMTWQSSEAVLGAGSYPAGYDSSRFQRAHKGVGILLGADDSGAVEEAVTVRTKFAKTEHVEKVIARAYALREAAGTLTGYAVGQAPETVGGPADTLLDDILTVVPAAEPKVWSETVVARLAELRPEVYGGWEPAQLAAALKPYRVPVGRQVWGTDPATGKGANRKGIHRDDITTAVTERDRKRKAG
- a CDS encoding DUF6884 domain-containing protein → MTRPGDNRSCHRAPQLHAATGHVADHAATLAAARTPSEALAALAALDAACREAREWLAVDLVLIDGWSYADVGRALGTTRQAACKAYADAVNTRMRRSVVGRDDAVVVVPCGSAKLDRPAPAGLMYTGSYHRACRRAADRLGGRLVILSARYGLLDPDTVIEPYDLRMGQPGTVGVPTLRAQARRLGIDVAGSVTVLAGREYADAVSAVWPHAVRPLDGTRGMPEQMAVLAELARTPTTPVVTSPRFPASFMEGRAAA
- a CDS encoding bifunctional DNA primase/polymerase — protein: MHAPTSPEGRHDVSTDDLLAAALAQAARGWHVFPLRPDDKRPAFPDHSADDCTGRDPRCRAAGRHLGWEPRATCDLDRIRRAWSARPYGIGLACGPSRLVVVDLDTPKDPAEVGGCDGLAVLADLAAANRGGIDATYTVTTGRGGTHLYYRHPDAGPALRNTAGALGPMVDTRAHGGYVVAAGSTVAGRPYVVDLDTDPAPLPDWLAALLAPAPLPPQRPVMVALPGGRERAYVRAAVERECARVTDAPDHHNDNLYRASVALGQLVAGGALSADEASTALEHAGISAGLRHRAVLRTIASGFKAGAARPRQVAA